Proteins encoded in a region of the Melioribacteraceae bacterium genome:
- a CDS encoding kelch repeat-containing protein, with product MQNRIKAILIPFYLIISITIEAQQQRAIDPSIYIDQLHKKNNINVESPPPGVNSLKKAGGWNFRMGDKKNLWTADLSTGQYYQVETTCRGIGNYCYVFVEDAVWGIRVDQASIENIIATFEKSTPANSNKGIYQTNVEAFGSPPDVDNDPKIIICILDIRDNYSPGNAYIAGYYDSANQFNYSTSNNCEMYYMDCDPAILTNQNSFRTICSTMAHEFQHMIMFNYHGIINQGRQQTFFNEGSSLAAEVINGYPVYEQNSLFNLNSNRSLLLWNPNNNLNDVLFDYSRAARFFLYLKEQFGISLFKHFVQAPVTGIDAFDQYALPAIATNRRFNDIVEDWYIANYLNDRSINSRWGYNSDNSFSNVSSSIIQFDPNIQTAAGSVYKLAAQYITYTQANNFNITFSNTANPSIRIKVIKKGKAGKEVNDVALNGPVSFPDFGEDYSSLTFVVYHNNGSENSSGPFTYNYSSSGTLISAGTFSKISNMTINRQNFGLTVLNNFEVLLSGGVEMKGSPPNMTSQYTYTGELFNQETNTFSSLAGQMITTHGTQATKLFNGKVYLIGGQRKEELYDPVKRTFEELPQPNSRNLNIGSDALLLPDGDVLILGSKSYFVSGNPTDDSLRLVNNYIYSTANNSLELTGDFITGGSGFSSVLLPNGEVLITGGQIDTWYFNGSYWLTRTVWLDDAEIYNPEKKEFRSAGKMNSKRSSHTSSLLPNGKVLITGGYYGNTLTRIAEIYDPETNTFTRTGDINTGRYGHESVLLPSGGIMIIGGDRGNGNPTNINEIFDPAANTFTISSSLSEQRAFPQAVTLPNGNVLVASGYTDRNSSTVQYAELFIPNNFLLGKPGQPNLNLPIDNAAGQENNLLFTWNICPGAVYYRLQISRSEDFSQVVLDTTEIPIIGIKIKNLPSGERLFWRVKSINSNGESNWSPLRSVLIKDVIPQIVTLSYPKNNSTKNKTGIELSWGLQINSTYHLQVSTDISFSSLIINDSSLTKSVYNGLFSEGTKYFWRVRGWSRAGYGIWSSIWNFTTDLNAPSNLLLQRSGIRELKLTWLNNSSNCEGFIIERKTGNSSSFQIIAGSVNAATLIYYDNNVEQGNSYTYRIKAYRLSVESDYCKEESILLVGVENKNIPLEYCLFQNYPNPFNPSTTLKFELPAESRIVITIYNLLGEKTAELIDEIKPPGYYSIFWNADNFSSGIYFYQIKAVPTNGEKLFQQTRKMILIR from the coding sequence ATGCAGAATCGTATTAAAGCTATTCTCATTCCTTTCTATTTAATTATAAGCATAACGATTGAAGCCCAGCAGCAAAGAGCGATTGATCCAAGTATTTACATAGATCAGCTTCACAAAAAAAATAATATAAATGTTGAAAGTCCTCCCCCCGGAGTAAATTCATTAAAAAAAGCGGGAGGATGGAATTTTAGGATGGGAGATAAAAAAAACCTGTGGACCGCGGATTTATCGACCGGGCAATATTACCAGGTAGAAACAACTTGCCGGGGAATTGGAAATTATTGTTATGTATTTGTAGAAGATGCGGTATGGGGTATAAGGGTTGATCAGGCATCAATCGAAAATATAATTGCAACGTTTGAAAAATCAACACCGGCAAATAGCAACAAAGGAATTTATCAGACCAATGTTGAAGCATTCGGCAGTCCGCCGGATGTAGATAATGATCCTAAGATAATAATTTGTATTCTGGATATAAGAGATAACTATTCACCGGGTAATGCTTATATAGCAGGTTACTATGATTCGGCAAATCAATTTAATTATTCCACAAGCAATAATTGTGAAATGTATTATATGGATTGCGACCCGGCAATTTTAACCAATCAGAACAGCTTCAGAACTATCTGCAGCACTATGGCGCATGAATTCCAGCACATGATAATGTTTAATTACCATGGAATAATAAATCAGGGTAGGCAGCAGACATTTTTTAATGAAGGTTCATCGCTTGCTGCAGAGGTTATTAATGGATATCCTGTTTATGAACAGAATTCATTATTCAATCTCAATTCAAACCGTTCACTTCTTTTATGGAATCCGAATAATAATCTGAATGATGTTTTATTCGATTACTCCAGAGCTGCGAGATTTTTTCTTTACTTAAAAGAACAATTCGGTATATCGCTATTCAAACACTTTGTACAGGCACCGGTTACCGGGATTGATGCTTTTGATCAATATGCGCTACCGGCTATCGCGACAAACAGACGGTTTAATGATATTGTTGAGGACTGGTACATTGCAAATTATCTTAATGACAGGAGTATAAATTCACGCTGGGGTTATAACAGCGATAACAGTTTTTCTAATGTAAGTTCTTCTATAATCCAATTTGATCCAAATATCCAGACTGCTGCGGGCTCAGTTTACAAATTAGCAGCGCAATATATTACTTATACTCAGGCAAACAATTTTAATATTACTTTTTCAAATACGGCAAATCCTTCGATTAGAATTAAAGTAATAAAAAAAGGAAAAGCGGGTAAGGAGGTTAACGATGTTGCCTTGAACGGGCCGGTCAGCTTTCCGGATTTCGGCGAGGATTATTCGTCATTAACTTTTGTAGTATATCATAATAACGGATCAGAAAATTCATCAGGACCATTTACTTACAACTACTCCTCGAGCGGAACTTTAATAAGTGCCGGTACATTCTCCAAAATAAGTAATATGACAATTAACAGACAGAATTTTGGTCTAACGGTTCTTAATAATTTTGAAGTATTACTTTCCGGCGGAGTTGAGATGAAGGGGAGTCCGCCCAATATGACATCCCAGTATACATATACTGGTGAGTTATTCAACCAGGAGACAAATACATTTTCATCTTTAGCCGGACAGATGATCACTACTCATGGTACTCAAGCAACAAAACTATTTAATGGAAAGGTTTATTTAATCGGGGGACAAAGAAAAGAAGAACTTTATGATCCTGTTAAGAGAACATTTGAGGAATTACCGCAGCCAAACAGCAGAAATCTTAATATCGGTTCCGATGCATTGTTATTGCCGGACGGAGATGTACTTATCCTCGGTTCAAAGTCATATTTCGTTTCAGGAAATCCTACAGATGATTCACTAAGATTGGTAAATAATTATATTTATTCAACTGCGAATAACAGTCTGGAATTAACCGGCGATTTTATAACTGGTGGTTCGGGTTTTTCTTCCGTATTACTTCCTAATGGTGAAGTATTAATTACAGGTGGACAAATTGATACGTGGTATTTCAATGGAAGCTACTGGTTAACTAGGACTGTCTGGCTTGATGATGCAGAAATCTATAATCCGGAGAAAAAGGAATTCAGAAGTGCAGGAAAAATGAATTCGAAAAGGAGCAGTCATACTTCCAGTCTATTACCGAATGGGAAAGTGCTTATTACCGGCGGTTATTATGGTAATACACTGACACGAATAGCAGAAATCTATGATCCGGAGACTAATACGTTTACTAGGACGGGCGACATTAATACAGGAAGATACGGTCATGAATCAGTTTTATTACCAAGCGGTGGTATAATGATAATTGGCGGCGACAGGGGAAATGGAAATCCGACCAATATAAATGAAATATTCGATCCGGCTGCTAATACATTCACAATAAGTTCATCACTTTCGGAACAGAGGGCTTTTCCTCAAGCTGTGACTCTTCCAAATGGAAATGTGCTTGTAGCTTCGGGATATACCGACAGAAATAGCTCAACAGTTCAATACGCGGAATTATTCATACCGAACAATTTTTTATTGGGTAAACCTGGTCAACCGAATTTAAATTTACCGATTGATAATGCTGCCGGACAAGAGAATAATCTATTATTCACCTGGAATATTTGTCCTGGTGCAGTTTATTACAGGTTGCAGATATCGAGAAGTGAGGATTTTTCACAGGTTGTTTTAGATACTACAGAGATTCCCATAATCGGAATAAAAATAAAAAATCTGCCTTCGGGAGAAAGATTATTCTGGCGGGTAAAATCAATTAACAGTAACGGTGAAAGCAACTGGTCGCCATTGCGAAGTGTTTTAATTAAAGATGTAATCCCGCAGATTGTTACGCTCAGCTATCCTAAGAATAATTCAACCAAAAATAAAACCGGAATTGAATTGAGCTGGGGATTGCAGATAAATTCAACATATCATTTACAGGTTTCGACTGATATTTCATTTAGTAGCCTAATAATAAATGATTCATCCTTAACTAAATCGGTTTACAACGGATTATTTTCCGAAGGAACAAAATATTTCTGGCGAGTAAGAGGATGGAGCAGAGCAGGATACGGAATTTGGAGCAGCATATGGAATTTTACAACTGACCTAAATGCCCCATCAAATTTATTGCTTCAAAGATCCGGAATAAGGGAATTAAAATTGACCTGGTTAAATAACTCGTCTAATTGCGAAGGATTTATTATTGAAAGAAAAACCGGGAATTCATCGAGCTTCCAGATAATAGCAGGAAGTGTTAATGCGGCGACTTTAATCTATTATGATAATAATGTTGAGCAGGGGAACAGTTATACATACCGGATAAAAGCATACCGGCTTTCAGTTGAATCGGACTATTGTAAGGAAGAATCGATCTTGCTCGTTGGAGTTGAGAATAAAAATATTCCTCTGGAGTATTGCTTATTTCAGAATTATCCCAATCCATTTAATCCCTCTACAACATTAAAGTTTGAGCTGCCTGCAGAAAGTAGGATTGTGATAACAATTTACAATTTATTAGGAGAAAAAACTGCAGAGCTTATTGATGAAATTAAACCTCCCGGTTATTATTCAATTTTCTGGAATGCAGATAATTTTTCTTCGGGAATTTATTTCTATCAAATTAAAGCGGTGCCTACAAACGGTGAGAAATTATTTCAACAAACTAGAAAGATGATTTTGATCAGGTAA
- a CDS encoding MBL fold metallo-hydrolase, with amino-acid sequence MRKPDLRIDLHIVSAAPLLLLLIFSNLSFACADNRIDSLNQLITYKRLNPGTMLVALGYDAVTAVSTGKGIVLIDSGISSSLAKEYRKIIRKEFGPVNFVYLINTHSHPDHTGGNSAFPESVIIAHINCESEMLEYRKEPEKVKNGLLRTIDQFNKQLKSSGLNKDELDEAKKQLIRYQSALDDFNRHSGIIYPHKTFSDQINLSVDDLSFSLIYFGEAHSKSDIIIHLPELKLLFTGDLFSRYGRPHFDFDKVKKSERWEKVKKWLLDRKSGIEQIITGHGEVLSVDDLIAFINY; translated from the coding sequence TTGAGAAAACCTGATCTTAGAATTGATCTACATATAGTTTCTGCTGCTCCGCTCTTGTTACTTTTAATCTTCAGCAATCTATCATTTGCCTGCGCAGATAATAGAATTGACTCCTTAAACCAGCTTATTACTTATAAAAGACTAAATCCCGGAACAATGCTGGTTGCTCTCGGCTACGATGCGGTAACCGCTGTATCAACCGGTAAGGGAATCGTTCTAATTGATTCCGGAATATCATCCTCCCTTGCAAAGGAATACCGGAAAATAATCCGGAAAGAATTCGGACCCGTTAACTTTGTATACCTGATTAATACACATTCTCATCCCGATCACACCGGCGGAAACTCTGCTTTCCCTGAATCTGTAATTATTGCCCACATAAACTGTGAATCCGAAATGCTGGAATACCGGAAAGAACCTGAAAAAGTAAAGAATGGGTTGTTAAGGACTATTGATCAGTTCAATAAACAGCTTAAATCTTCCGGCTTGAATAAAGATGAACTGGATGAGGCTAAAAAACAATTGATCCGTTATCAATCCGCGCTGGATGATTTCAATCGGCACTCCGGAATTATTTATCCCCACAAAACTTTTAGTGATCAAATCAACTTAAGTGTGGACGATTTATCCTTCAGCTTGATCTATTTCGGCGAAGCACATTCTAAAAGTGACATAATCATACATCTGCCGGAATTGAAGCTTCTCTTTACGGGGGATCTCTTCTCGCGTTATGGAAGACCCCACTTCGATTTTGATAAAGTGAAAAAATCTGAACGGTGGGAAAAAGTAAAAAAGTGGCTGCTGGATAGGAAATCCGGAATAGAGCAGATTATCACCGGACACGGCGAAGTTTTATCCGTTGATGATCTCATTGCGTTTATCAATTACTGA
- a CDS encoding ankyrin repeat domain-containing protein, whose amino-acid sequence MKKLLFLLVIALSLSAVTRIKAQEIFDAVKNKDLNLVKQIIDKESSVVNQKDKTGNTPLHGAAIIGSVPISEFLLSRGADINATNTMQSTPLHTAIENKQDDVAKFLIEKGANLNIKGRGGNTPLHAAAYSNRKELAELLIYRGADLEIRNEQNYTPLAALTRSTRNYEVAEVFVRRGANINAPWTDGATPLNYAAMYSDDRVINLLLDNNADLDTTDDNLKYTLFSTASKGHVRLLKKILDKCGDRIFANEAINKTIMRNAIVSGSLEFVKLLLSKNIPLDISASITGATPLHSIASNSNALEMMEYLAQNGADINARTNDGRSAYNIAEANGNKAALSLILKLGGNSDPQQFPVLSGPYLGQTPPGNQLKQFAPGIVYANHSTVSVSPDGTELYWGNGYSILFSKLENGFWTKPDYVSFSGKNEAMFYDDVPFVSPDNKKLFFTSKRPVDSQRANSNKENIWFVERTPSGWSQPNPVGPEVNALGLHWQVSVSNSGTLFFSGSDQTSFGNSDIYYSRFQNGQYTKPVNLGSVINTVEGESMPYIAPDESYLIFYRVVLQRPYLYISFKSKTGEWLQPKKVELPAYNCGIVSPDGKYFFCDNRWVSAIFIDQLRPKE is encoded by the coding sequence ATGAAAAAATTATTATTTCTCTTGGTTATTGCTTTATCATTATCTGCGGTAACACGCATTAAAGCTCAGGAAATATTCGATGCTGTTAAAAACAAAGATCTGAATCTTGTTAAACAGATTATTGATAAAGAATCTTCAGTTGTAAATCAAAAAGATAAAACCGGCAATACACCTTTGCACGGTGCGGCAATAATTGGTTCAGTTCCAATTTCAGAATTTCTGCTTTCAAGGGGTGCTGATATAAATGCAACCAACACAATGCAAAGCACTCCTCTCCATACGGCAATTGAGAATAAACAGGATGATGTCGCTAAGTTTTTGATAGAAAAAGGAGCCAACCTTAATATTAAAGGGAGGGGAGGTAATACACCGCTCCATGCAGCGGCATATAGTAACCGGAAAGAATTAGCTGAGTTGTTAATATATAGAGGCGCCGATCTTGAAATTAGAAATGAACAAAACTATACTCCGCTTGCTGCTTTAACCCGTTCAACCCGTAATTATGAGGTCGCTGAGGTCTTTGTGAGAAGAGGCGCAAATATAAATGCTCCATGGACAGATGGAGCTACTCCTTTAAATTATGCCGCAATGTACAGTGATGATAGGGTGATTAATCTGCTGTTGGACAATAATGCGGATCTGGATACAACTGACGATAATTTAAAATACACTCTTTTCTCAACAGCAAGTAAAGGCCACGTTCGTTTGCTGAAAAAAATTCTTGATAAATGCGGTGATCGGATATTTGCAAATGAGGCAATAAATAAAACTATTATGCGGAATGCAATTGTAAGCGGATCCTTAGAGTTTGTTAAACTGCTCCTGTCAAAAAATATTCCATTGGATATTTCTGCAAGCATTACAGGTGCAACACCACTCCACAGCATTGCTTCTAATTCAAACGCCCTGGAGATGATGGAGTATCTGGCACAGAATGGAGCCGATATCAATGCAAGAACTAATGATGGACGCTCTGCTTATAATATTGCTGAAGCAAATGGTAATAAAGCGGCATTATCACTTATTCTTAAACTTGGGGGAAATTCTGATCCGCAACAATTTCCTGTTCTATCCGGACCTTATCTTGGCCAGACTCCGCCCGGTAATCAGCTTAAACAATTTGCACCTGGAATTGTCTATGCGAACCATTCAACTGTTTCTGTATCGCCGGATGGAACTGAACTCTACTGGGGAAATGGTTACTCGATTCTATTCTCTAAACTTGAAAATGGTTTTTGGACTAAACCCGATTATGTCTCTTTCAGTGGAAAAAATGAAGCGATGTTTTATGATGATGTCCCGTTCGTTTCTCCTGATAATAAAAAATTATTCTTTACTTCTAAGAGGCCGGTAGATTCTCAAAGGGCCAATTCTAATAAAGAGAATATCTGGTTTGTTGAAAGAACTCCTTCAGGATGGTCTCAACCAAATCCGGTTGGTCCTGAGGTCAATGCTCTTGGGTTGCATTGGCAGGTTTCAGTTTCAAACTCGGGTACGCTGTTTTTCAGCGGATCAGATCAGACAAGTTTCGGCAACAGTGATATTTATTACTCCAGGTTTCAGAATGGTCAATACACAAAACCTGTCAATCTCGGATCTGTAATAAATACCGTAGAAGGCGAATCTATGCCTTACATCGCACCGGATGAATCGTATCTGATTTTTTACAGAGTGGTGCTTCAAAGACCATATCTTTATATAAGCTTCAAATCGAAAACTGGAGAATGGCTGCAGCCTAAGAAAGTTGAATTGCCCGCTTATAATTGTGGAATTGTTTCTCCGGATGGAAAATATTTTTTCTGTGATAATAGATGGGTCTCTGCAATATTTATTGATCAGCTTAGACCGAAAGAGTAG
- a CDS encoding ankyrin repeat domain-containing protein, translated as MKKIILIGSLIMAMTMAVHPQDIFDAVIMNDSVAIENILASKPFSINQKNNMGLTPLAYSVLVRNNRAAEILLKKGALVNTGENNLRFPVHYANWNSDTELFELLLKYGAIIDTRAIGGATPLIHSSLNNNFEMSKFLIEKGAVINIQCNALTSPLYFATFNNNLAYMEYLIKAGTEIDMPDFLYRTPLYIAVRDGYKKSAELLLSNGADISWRDNFKKRSLLHLAAIEGHAEIVSMLIEKGMNVNEKDESGFTPIDYAYKYGNMNTVQLLQSKGGKTNKISAASSVDKLFSMEYQNGCAELVKLQNGSWGIITNSSFFILGYSEIGFEADDKSILNGYISDDLFKYNKKIYSIDHSYHPQIARYSFEASNPLYSFQKAGKEISFIFNLRNDRKYEVLDIKNVFFPKPNNTVNVNGAVVTSLSSFGGNMCYIIEVDGLTIVWLTGICDNYQTAKKDNQIIKELVSRKIQPDILLLGSPEGLGPEIAHGIRETYIEAANLEPLAVVAFGHEGLERKIKYQLQRKKVGTDNFICAEYPGDRFKIGIK; from the coding sequence TTGAAAAAAATAATATTAATCGGCTCTTTGATAATGGCAATGACTATGGCGGTCCATCCTCAGGATATTTTTGATGCTGTTATTATGAATGACTCTGTTGCCATTGAAAATATCCTCGCATCGAAACCGTTCTCTATAAACCAGAAAAACAATATGGGACTAACTCCGCTTGCCTACTCAGTATTAGTGAGAAACAATAGAGCTGCTGAAATTCTGTTAAAGAAAGGAGCGTTAGTTAATACCGGTGAAAATAATCTGCGCTTTCCGGTTCATTATGCAAATTGGAACAGCGATACAGAATTATTTGAACTACTTCTTAAGTATGGAGCAATTATTGATACACGGGCAATTGGAGGCGCAACACCTCTTATCCATTCTTCTCTTAATAACAACTTTGAGATGTCTAAATTCTTGATTGAAAAAGGGGCAGTTATAAATATTCAATGCAACGCACTTACGTCTCCTCTTTATTTTGCAACGTTCAATAACAATCTCGCCTATATGGAATATCTTATTAAAGCCGGAACAGAAATTGACATGCCCGATTTCCTTTACAGAACGCCTCTGTATATTGCTGTAAGAGATGGATATAAAAAATCCGCTGAATTATTATTGAGTAACGGCGCCGATATAAGCTGGAGAGACAATTTTAAAAAACGGTCACTGCTTCATTTAGCCGCTATTGAAGGCCATGCTGAAATTGTTTCAATGTTGATTGAAAAAGGAATGAATGTTAATGAAAAAGATGAAAGCGGTTTTACTCCAATTGATTACGCTTATAAATATGGCAATATGAATACTGTTCAATTATTACAAAGTAAAGGCGGAAAAACTAATAAAATATCCGCAGCATCTTCTGTCGATAAATTGTTCTCGATGGAATACCAAAATGGTTGTGCGGAGCTTGTCAAACTCCAAAATGGTTCGTGGGGTATAATCACAAATTCTTCCTTCTTCATTTTAGGTTATTCGGAAATTGGATTTGAAGCTGATGATAAATCAATATTAAATGGTTATATAAGCGATGATCTTTTCAAGTATAATAAAAAGATTTATAGCATCGATCACAGCTATCACCCTCAAATAGCAAGATATTCGTTTGAAGCCTCAAATCCATTATATTCTTTTCAGAAAGCCGGAAAAGAGATCTCCTTCATTTTTAACTTGCGCAATGATAGAAAATATGAAGTGTTGGATATAAAAAACGTTTTCTTCCCTAAACCAAATAATACTGTAAATGTGAACGGAGCAGTCGTAACTTCGCTCTCTTCTTTTGGTGGAAATATGTGTTATATAATTGAAGTTGACGGATTAACTATAGTATGGCTTACCGGAATTTGCGATAATTATCAAACTGCTAAAAAGGATAATCAAATTATCAAGGAATTGGTTTCGAGAAAAATTCAACCGGATATTTTGCTTCTTGGAAGTCCGGAAGGATTGGGTCCCGAAATAGCTCACGGAATTCGAGAGACATACATCGAAGCCGCAAATCTTGAACCCCTTGCGGTCGTAGCTTTTGGGCACGAAGGACTTGAACGGAAAATAAAATATCAATTACAGCGCAAGAAAGTCGGAACGGATAATTTTATTTGTGCTGAATACCCGGGCGATAGATTTAAGATTGGCATTAAGTGA
- a CDS encoding ankyrin repeat domain-containing protein: MKKLFSAVIVAFLLSAITNIKAQEIFDAVKNNDLNKVKLLIEKEPDLLNARDPNEQTPLHYAAQKSNLAVIKLLVEHGAAVDIKNKMGLTPFYYAASSGKKEIINYLLANGANKKDLELKNPWGRTPLCAVSRDGGNAETIKTLIELGADINTKDNSGWSPIQLAAWRPYEDIVNILLEAGADLEIGKDEGKRLFSNAVAFGLENLFENMISLGFPIDINNSDTKPLILSAAGGGSKRITEFLINKGLDVNYRNIYGWAPIHRAAEQGHKEIISLLIQNGAGINIRNMLGQSAYNIAVEREDPELADYLKSLNAVTSEPEFPVIEGKYLGHAPPGNIPAPFGSGIIFHRYNPHSTVAVSPDGDEIFWNPMINPRGGGYSFGYLVSTKLENGVWTYPEKVPFSEKEYRDDHPVFSYDGNKLFFASIRPVDKSNSPENQKRIWYVEKNQNGWSSPKLFKEQPLPESASEMFFTFSFDREGNYYSMDGRDIFCARFKNGKYLPPEKLGKNINTGELIGAPYISPDGTYLLYYKGKPFVSFKKKDGSWSDGIEIEKKFGRSLNYSFSGEYIFMGFGNNSWVSNKIIEELRPIK; encoded by the coding sequence ATGAAAAAATTATTTTCTGCTGTAATTGTTGCTTTTTTATTATCTGCAATAACAAACATTAAAGCTCAGGAAATATTTGATGCTGTTAAGAACAACGATCTCAACAAGGTTAAATTATTAATCGAAAAAGAACCTGATCTTCTTAATGCAAGAGATCCGAATGAGCAAACTCCTTTACATTATGCTGCCCAAAAATCAAACCTCGCCGTAATTAAACTACTGGTCGAGCACGGGGCGGCAGTTGATATTAAAAATAAAATGGGATTAACTCCTTTCTATTATGCCGCCTCTTCAGGAAAAAAAGAAATAATTAACTATCTCCTGGCTAATGGAGCCAACAAGAAAGATCTGGAATTAAAAAATCCCTGGGGCAGAACACCCCTCTGCGCCGTTTCTAGAGACGGTGGAAATGCTGAAACAATTAAAACCTTGATCGAACTAGGTGCCGATATCAATACGAAGGATAATTCAGGGTGGTCTCCAATTCAGCTTGCCGCTTGGCGCCCGTATGAAGATATAGTCAATATTCTTCTTGAGGCAGGAGCCGACCTGGAAATCGGTAAGGATGAAGGGAAGCGGCTTTTCAGTAATGCGGTAGCGTTTGGATTGGAAAATTTATTTGAGAATATGATCAGTCTCGGTTTCCCGATTGATATTAATAATTCTGATACAAAACCGTTAATTCTTTCTGCGGCCGGTGGAGGCTCCAAAAGAATTACAGAATTCTTAATCAATAAAGGTCTCGATGTTAATTATAGGAATATTTATGGATGGGCTCCCATTCATCGGGCCGCTGAACAGGGACATAAAGAAATAATTTCATTGTTGATTCAAAATGGTGCCGGTATAAATATCAGAAATATGCTCGGACAATCGGCATATAATATCGCTGTTGAAAGAGAAGACCCGGAATTAGCCGATTACTTGAAATCTTTGAATGCGGTAACTTCAGAACCGGAATTTCCGGTTATCGAAGGTAAATACCTTGGACATGCGCCTCCTGGAAATATACCTGCACCATTCGGATCAGGAATTATTTTTCACCGGTATAATCCGCATTCTACTGTAGCCGTTTCTCCGGATGGTGACGAAATATTCTGGAATCCGATGATTAATCCACGTGGCGGCGGTTATTCTTTTGGGTATTTGGTTTCGACAAAACTGGAAAATGGCGTCTGGACTTATCCTGAAAAAGTTCCTTTTTCGGAAAAAGAGTACAGAGACGATCATCCTGTCTTCTCTTATGACGGCAATAAATTATTTTTTGCCTCTATCAGACCGGTTGATAAATCAAATTCTCCCGAAAATCAAAAACGAATCTGGTATGTTGAAAAAAATCAAAACGGGTGGAGCAGTCCCAAACTTTTCAAAGAACAGCCCTTGCCGGAATCGGCTTCGGAAATGTTTTTCACTTTCTCGTTTGATAGAGAGGGGAACTATTATTCAATGGACGGTCGCGATATTTTTTGCGCCAGGTTTAAAAACGGTAAATATCTCCCTCCCGAAAAGCTGGGTAAGAATATTAATACCGGTGAGTTGATTGGCGCGCCTTATATCTCCCCGGATGGTACGTACCTCCTCTATTACAAAGGAAAACCATTTGTGAGTTTTAAGAAAAAAGATGGCAGTTGGTCAGACGGTATTGAAATCGAGAAAAAATTTGGAAGGAGTCTAAATTATTCATTCAGCGGAGAATACATTTTCATGGGATTTGGAAATAATTCGTGGGTGAGTAATAAGATCATAGAAGAGTTGAGACCGATTAAATAA
- the dapF gene encoding diaminopimelate epimerase, whose protein sequence is MRQIYFTKLSGAGNDFILIDSKLNSDFSLNSQLIARFCDRRNGIGADGLIVISDPPGKSFGMTYYNADGTTGSLCANGARCSLQYAFITGRTTIGPADFNSNGIDYSGEVFPDGNVRFYLKNPVGFKSRFKIKAGGQLINASYINTGSPHVVIKISDVLRDPGNPASNNYTIQDFPVFQLGREIRFSKDFAPDGTNVNFIARDGNLIRIRSYERGVEDETLSCGTGAVASALISFFNDNVMPPVNLIPQSGDLLKVEFEPLGNEFKNISLTGPAKIVYKGEITI, encoded by the coding sequence ATGAGGCAGATTTACTTCACAAAACTGAGCGGCGCAGGGAACGATTTTATCCTTATCGATTCGAAATTAAACTCTGATTTTAGCCTAAATTCTCAATTAATTGCCCGGTTTTGCGATCGCAGGAACGGTATCGGAGCCGACGGACTTATTGTTATCTCGGATCCGCCCGGCAAAAGCTTCGGTATGACTTATTACAATGCGGACGGCACAACAGGAAGTCTCTGTGCTAACGGTGCCAGATGTTCTTTACAGTATGCTTTCATTACCGGCAGGACTACGATAGGGCCCGCTGATTTTAATTCCAATGGAATTGATTATTCAGGAGAGGTCTTTCCGGACGGGAATGTCAGGTTTTACCTGAAAAATCCGGTTGGTTTTAAAAGTAGATTTAAAATTAAGGCGGGCGGACAGTTAATAAACGCGTCCTATATTAATACCGGTTCGCCGCACGTAGTGATTAAGATTTCTGATGTTCTCCGGGATCCCGGAAATCCGGCGTCAAATAATTATACGATTCAGGATTTCCCTGTATTTCAGTTGGGAAGGGAGATCAGGTTTTCTAAAGATTTTGCGCCTGATGGTACTAATGTTAATTTTATTGCGCGCGACGGTAACCTGATAAGGATCCGTAGTTATGAAAGAGGTGTTGAAGATGAAACTCTTTCTTGCGGAACCGGTGCCGTAGCATCTGCGCTGATTTCTTTTTTTAATGATAATGTTATGCCGCCTGTAAACCTGATCCCGCAAAGCGGTGATCTTCTAAAGGTGGAGTTTGAACCGTTAGGAAATGAATTCAAAAATATTTCACTAACCGGTCCGGCGAAAATTGTGTACAAAGGTGAAATTACAATTTAA